In Arachis hypogaea cultivar Tifrunner chromosome 17, arahy.Tifrunner.gnm2.J5K5, whole genome shotgun sequence, a single window of DNA contains:
- the LOC112763107 gene encoding uncharacterized protein, with amino-acid sequence MVLPHPPTSRTLSLNGKGSFSPLSKVAHSLPVTPIASLGQESVHGRHLGCASDLNTMVVKQHITQSLSVPVDAKASKLRCTQSRVLIRIISARRHLATVDGTSTGDSSVMEIAIKDATADIPEEEAVSRFCLAELGEGENTLKMECSCKGDLALAHQDCAVKWFSIKGNRTCDICKQDVQNLPVTLLKIYDRQPPVRQPPNVPQPREIAYYQMVPEGEKKRY; translated from the exons ATGGTCCTTCCACATCCACCTACTTCAAGGACCCTCTCTCTTAATGGTAAAGGTTCATTCTCTCCATTGTCAAAGGTTGCCCACTCATTACCGGTTACTCCAATCGCATCTTTGGGTCAAGAAAGTGTACATGGCAGACATCTGGGATGTGCTTCTGATTTAAAT ACAATGGTTGTCAAGCAGCATATAACTCAATCACTTTCGGTTCCAGTTGATGCCAAAGCCAGCAAATTGAGGTGCACTCAGTCTAGGGTCTTGATTCGTATCATTTCAGCCAGGCGGCATCTTGCAACTGTTGATGGAACTTCAACTGGTGATTCTTCAGTCATGGAGATTG CTATTAAGGATGCTACAGCAGATATTCCAGAGGAAGAAGCAGTTTCTAGGTTTTGTTTGGCAGAGCTCGGGGAAGGAGAGAATACTCTTAAGATGGAATGCAGTTGTAAAGGTGATCTTGCACTTGCTCATCAAGACTGTGCAGTAAAGTGGTTTAGTATTAAGGGCAACAGGACCTGCGATATCTGCAAACAGGATGTTCAAAACCTCCCGGTAACACTATTGAAAATTTATGATCGTCAACCCCCTGTCAGACAGCCACCAAATGTGCCACAACCAAGGGAAATAGCTTATTACCAAATGGTCCctgaaggagagaagaagagatacTAG